In Mycobacterium sp. JS623, one genomic interval encodes:
- a CDS encoding PaaI family thioesterase, with product MTAELVDTDIQADWGPERSRTVTWHSPGPSTAKGLAMSGIDYMRAMVDGELPPAPIAGLMQFELVEVEPGRAVFTCVPDESAYNPIGAIHGGLICTLLDSVTGCAVHTTLPQGKGYTSVEIKVNYLKAVRLSSGLLTATGTVVKSGSRVGFSEGVVTDAGGAVVATATSTLLIFDL from the coding sequence ATGACCGCCGAACTGGTAGATACCGACATCCAGGCCGACTGGGGACCGGAGCGCTCACGGACCGTGACGTGGCACTCGCCGGGCCCCAGCACCGCCAAAGGCCTGGCGATGTCCGGCATCGACTACATGCGCGCCATGGTCGACGGCGAACTCCCCCCGGCCCCGATCGCCGGTTTGATGCAATTCGAACTCGTCGAGGTCGAGCCGGGCCGGGCGGTATTCACCTGTGTCCCAGACGAATCCGCGTACAACCCGATCGGCGCCATTCACGGCGGGCTGATCTGCACGCTGCTGGACTCGGTCACCGGCTGCGCGGTGCACACCACGCTTCCGCAGGGCAAGGGATACACGTCGGTCGAGATCAAGGTCAACTACCTCAAGGCGGTCCGGCTCAGCAGCGGGCTGCTGACCGCGACCGGCACGGTCGTGAAGTCCGGTTCGCGGGTGGGCTTCTCCGAAGGTGTCGTGACCGATGCCGGCGGTGCCGTCGTGGCGACGGCTACCAGCACGCTGTTGATCTTCGACCTGTAG
- the mobA gene encoding molybdenum cofactor guanylyltransferase, with the protein MTPSVPLAAVILAGGASRRMGRDKANLPYHGSTLLERTMSIVSPRCAPVFVIAAPGQPLPKVEAEVLRDEVRGVGPLLATGRGLRAAADAGLGLAFVCAVDMPLLEVELIDELAGPAVRLGADVVLPWDGRDHYLAGIYRTSLADRVDELVAAGERSMRALVDRVDTQRIVMSEQASLTNVNTAADLNAIRPPQIA; encoded by the coding sequence GTGACGCCCTCCGTGCCGCTTGCAGCAGTCATCCTGGCCGGCGGGGCATCCCGCCGGATGGGCCGCGACAAGGCCAATCTTCCCTATCACGGCAGCACGCTGCTGGAGCGCACGATGTCGATCGTGAGCCCGCGGTGTGCACCGGTATTCGTCATCGCCGCGCCGGGCCAACCACTGCCCAAAGTCGAGGCCGAGGTGCTGCGCGACGAGGTTCGCGGCGTCGGGCCGCTACTGGCGACGGGGCGGGGGCTACGGGCCGCCGCCGACGCCGGCCTGGGTTTGGCGTTCGTCTGCGCGGTGGATATGCCGCTGCTCGAGGTCGAACTCATCGACGAACTGGCGGGGCCTGCCGTGCGACTGGGCGCCGATGTCGTGCTGCCATGGGACGGCCGCGACCATTACCTCGCGGGCATTTACCGGACCTCGTTGGCCGACCGCGTCGACGAACTGGTCGCTGCGGGTGAGCGCAGCATGCGCGCGCTGGTCGACAGGGTCGACACGCAGCGGATCGTCATGTCCGAGCAGGCGTCGCTGACCAACGTCAACACGGCCGCCGATCTGAACGCCATCCGCCCACCGCAAATTGCCTAG
- a CDS encoding VOC family protein yields the protein MTTTLGPLVVDAVEPQAVERFWAAALGSSAQRSLLSFRPQARDKIVKNRVHLDVYVHALEPLLDLGATVLAEYLPERVTLADIEGNEFCAFLDPEMTSDPPARAFAVCTDSDRPEELAAWWAEHVGADIRNGPDGTPRWLYGCAGWEQLIWKFVRVHDDRVVPNRWQWTVQQDLGTLADPQGNEFGVTPPSSPAG from the coding sequence ATGACCACCACGCTCGGGCCGCTGGTGGTCGACGCGGTTGAGCCGCAGGCCGTCGAGAGATTCTGGGCCGCCGCGCTCGGCTCGTCCGCTCAGCGCTCGCTGCTGTCGTTTCGTCCCCAGGCGCGCGACAAGATAGTGAAGAACAGGGTGCACCTGGACGTCTATGTCCACGCGCTCGAACCGCTGCTGGACCTCGGTGCGACGGTATTGGCCGAATATCTGCCCGAGCGCGTCACGCTTGCCGATATCGAGGGCAACGAATTCTGCGCGTTTCTCGATCCGGAGATGACCAGCGACCCGCCTGCGCGCGCGTTCGCGGTGTGTACCGACAGCGATCGGCCCGAGGAGCTGGCAGCTTGGTGGGCCGAGCACGTCGGTGCGGACATCCGCAACGGGCCCGACGGCACGCCGCGGTGGCTGTATGGCTGCGCGGGCTGGGAGCAGTTGATCTGGAAATTCGTCCGTGTGCATGACGACCGCGTGGTGCCGAACCGCTGGCAATGGACTGTGCAACAGGATCTGGGCACGCTCGCCGACCCGCAGGGCAACGAGTTTGGCGTCACGCCCCCATCGAGCCCAGCGGGTTGA
- a CDS encoding saccharopine dehydrogenase family protein, with amino-acid sequence MSAPEPPGRRHSDQQREFDIVLYGATGFVGKLTAEYLARAGGDARIALAGRSQDKLRAVRETLGDKAQSWPLIEADASQQSTLDAMAARTQVVVTTVGPYIKYGLPMVAACAAAGTDYADLTGESLFIRESIDLYHKQAIDTGARIVHSCGFDSIPSDLTVFALHRRAEQDQAGQLTNTNMVVRSFAAGVSGGTVASLLELLKVASSDPEARRLMIDPYTLTPDRAAEPELGAQPDARWRRGREIAPELDGYWTGAFVMAAANTRIVRRSNALLDYAYGRRFEYAEQMSVGKSIVAPVAAALATGGNAATIALGSRYFNRLPDKLVERIAPKPGTGPTERVREKGHYTIETYTTTTTGARYRSTMSQQGDPGYKATSVLLGESGFALALDRDRLSELRGVLTPAAAMGDALMARFPAVGVTLETNRLN; translated from the coding sequence ATGAGCGCACCGGAGCCGCCCGGCCGGCGACATTCAGACCAGCAGCGTGAGTTCGACATCGTCCTGTACGGGGCCACGGGGTTCGTCGGCAAGCTGACCGCCGAATACCTGGCCAGAGCTGGCGGCGATGCCCGCATCGCGCTGGCGGGCCGGTCGCAGGACAAGCTGCGGGCCGTCAGGGAAACGCTGGGGGACAAGGCGCAATCGTGGCCGCTGATCGAGGCCGACGCGTCGCAGCAGTCGACGCTGGATGCGATGGCCGCCCGGACGCAGGTGGTGGTGACCACCGTCGGGCCCTACATCAAATACGGGTTGCCGATGGTGGCCGCGTGCGCTGCCGCCGGCACCGACTACGCCGACCTGACGGGTGAATCGCTGTTCATCCGCGAAAGCATCGATCTTTATCACAAGCAGGCCATCGACACCGGCGCCAGGATCGTGCACTCGTGCGGATTCGATTCCATCCCTTCGGATCTCACCGTTTTCGCGCTTCACCGGCGCGCCGAGCAGGACCAGGCCGGTCAGCTCACCAACACCAACATGGTGGTCCGTTCGTTCGCCGCAGGCGTATCCGGTGGCACCGTCGCGTCTTTGCTCGAACTACTCAAAGTGGCATCCTCCGATCCGGAGGCCAGGCGGTTGATGATCGACCCCTATACGCTGACCCCCGACCGCGCCGCGGAGCCCGAACTCGGCGCGCAGCCCGACGCACGGTGGCGGCGCGGCCGTGAGATCGCGCCGGAACTCGACGGTTACTGGACCGGGGCCTTCGTGATGGCCGCGGCCAACACCCGAATTGTCCGGCGCTCCAACGCATTACTGGACTACGCGTATGGCAGGCGGTTCGAATACGCCGAGCAGATGAGCGTCGGCAAGTCCATCGTCGCGCCCGTCGCCGCGGCGCTGGCCACCGGCGGCAACGCGGCGACCATCGCGCTCGGCAGCCGCTACTTCAACCGCCTGCCGGACAAACTCGTCGAACGCATCGCCCCGAAGCCCGGTACGGGGCCAACCGAACGCGTCCGCGAAAAAGGTCACTACACCATCGAGACCTACACGACGACAACGACTGGCGCGCGCTACCGCAGCACCATGTCGCAACAGGGCGACCCCGGTTACAAGGCGACATCAGTTTTGCTGGGCGAGAGCGGATTCGCACTCGCGCTGGACCGTGACCGGCTGTCTGAGCTACGCGGTGTGCTGACCCCCGCAGCCGCGATGGGTGATGCGCTCATGGCCCGATTCCCCGCTGTCGGTGTGACATTGGAGACGAACCGACTGAATTGA
- a CDS encoding S9 family peptidase, translating to MTTPFDDLDAFLALPRASGLAVSPDGSRVVTSIAELNDKRTEFVNAIWELDPQGRKPARRLTRGAKGESSPVFTADGDLLFLAARPTEEDDKPPAALWRLPAAAGEAVEALTLPGGVDGVRTARAAAVTVVAAKLLRSASGVDDDKRLRALRKDNKVSAVLHSGYPVRHWDHDLGPDHPHLIDVYGPRELTPQPGDALREADFDVSSDGAFVVTSWHDPAPGASIRGRLVRVDVATGQRTVIADDPDADLGLPAISPDGTAVAFTRETHSTPDKAPRITLCHMRFGEPFVELTGEWDRWPTSVTWAVDGSAVIVTADENGRGPVFAVDPSNAAVTQLTDDDYAYTDVRTAPGGVVYAVRSSYARPSHPVRIDNDGTVTELPCVAAPELPGTLTEVTATADDGQTVRSWLALPHSDEPAPLVLWVHGGPLASWNAWHWRWNPWLLVAKGYAVLMPDPALSTGYGQDFIQRGWGAWGFAPYTDLIAATDAACAHPRVDGTRTAAMGGSFGGYMANWIAGHTDRFDAIVTHASLWALDQFGPTTDGAYWWAREMTPEMAERNSPHRFVGQIRTPMLVIHGDKDYRVPIGEALRLWFELLTESGLPAAEDGTSPHRFLYYPSENHWVLSPQHAKIWYQVVTAFLALHVLGEDVELPETLG from the coding sequence ATGACGACCCCTTTTGATGACCTCGACGCGTTCCTGGCGCTGCCGCGCGCATCGGGTCTGGCGGTATCACCGGACGGATCGCGGGTGGTCACGTCGATCGCGGAACTCAACGACAAGCGCACCGAGTTCGTCAACGCGATCTGGGAGCTGGATCCGCAGGGACGCAAACCGGCCCGCCGCCTGACCCGCGGTGCGAAGGGGGAGTCCTCGCCGGTGTTCACCGCTGACGGTGACCTGTTGTTCCTCGCAGCACGGCCTACCGAGGAGGATGACAAGCCGCCGGCGGCACTGTGGCGATTGCCCGCCGCAGCAGGGGAAGCGGTCGAGGCGCTGACGCTGCCAGGGGGCGTCGACGGCGTTCGCACCGCGCGCGCCGCCGCGGTCACGGTGGTCGCCGCGAAGCTGCTGCGCTCCGCCTCCGGCGTCGACGATGACAAGCGACTGCGCGCGCTGCGCAAGGACAACAAGGTCTCCGCTGTGCTGCACAGCGGCTATCCGGTGCGGCACTGGGATCACGACCTCGGACCCGATCATCCGCACCTGATCGATGTCTACGGCCCGCGGGAGCTGACGCCGCAACCAGGCGATGCGTTGCGCGAGGCCGACTTCGACGTGAGCTCGGACGGCGCGTTCGTCGTCACGTCATGGCACGATCCCGCGCCAGGCGCGTCGATCCGCGGCAGGCTGGTGCGCGTCGACGTGGCCACCGGGCAACGGACCGTCATCGCCGACGACCCCGACGCCGACCTGGGACTGCCCGCCATCTCGCCCGACGGTACGGCGGTTGCGTTCACCAGGGAGACGCATTCCACGCCCGACAAGGCGCCGCGAATCACGCTGTGTCACATGCGCTTCGGCGAGCCGTTCGTAGAGCTGACCGGAGAATGGGACCGGTGGCCGACCTCGGTTACCTGGGCTGTGGACGGCTCGGCCGTCATCGTCACCGCCGACGAGAACGGACGTGGTCCCGTGTTCGCGGTTGACCCGTCTAACGCCGCCGTCACTCAGTTGACCGACGACGACTACGCCTACACCGATGTGCGCACCGCGCCAGGCGGCGTCGTGTATGCGGTGCGCAGTTCTTATGCGCGGCCGTCGCATCCCGTCCGGATCGACAACGACGGCACCGTGACGGAATTGCCATGCGTGGCAGCGCCTGAACTGCCCGGCACCCTGACCGAGGTGACCGCGACCGCAGATGACGGGCAGACCGTACGGTCATGGCTGGCGCTGCCGCACAGCGACGAGCCCGCGCCCCTGGTGCTTTGGGTGCACGGCGGGCCGCTGGCGAGCTGGAACGCCTGGCATTGGCGGTGGAATCCGTGGTTACTGGTCGCCAAGGGCTACGCGGTGCTGATGCCTGATCCCGCGCTGTCGACGGGATACGGCCAGGATTTCATCCAGCGTGGCTGGGGCGCTTGGGGTTTCGCGCCCTACACCGACCTCATCGCGGCTACCGACGCGGCGTGCGCGCATCCGCGGGTCGACGGGACGCGCACCGCGGCCATGGGCGGTTCGTTCGGTGGCTACATGGCGAACTGGATAGCGGGCCACACCGACCGGTTCGACGCGATCGTCACCCACGCCAGCCTGTGGGCGCTGGATCAATTCGGGCCGACCACCGACGGCGCGTACTGGTGGGCACGCGAGATGACACCCGAGATGGCCGAACGGAATTCGCCGCACCGCTTCGTCGGCCAGATTCGCACGCCGATGCTTGTCATCCACGGCGACAAGGACTACCGCGTTCCGATCGGTGAGGCGTTGCGGCTGTGGTTCGAATTGTTGACCGAATCCGGGCTGCCCGCAGCGGAGGACGGCACCAGCCCGCACCGGTTCCTCTACTACCCGTCGGAGAACCACTGGGTGCTCAGCCCGCAGCACGCCAAGATCTGGTACCAGGTGGTCACCGCGTTCCTCGCCCTGCACGTACTGGGAGAGGACGTCGAACTGCCCGAGACGCTGGGGTAG
- a CDS encoding valine--tRNA ligase, with protein sequence MTASPENSADALPKSWEPGSVESDLYEGWVKAGYFKADPASSKPAYSIALPPPNVTGSLHMGHALDHTLMDALTRRKRMQGFEVLWLPGMDHAGIATQTVVEKQLAVDGKTKEDFGRELFIEKVWDWKRESGGTIAGQMRRLGDGVDWSRDRFTMDEGLSRAVRTIFKRLFDAGLIYRAERLVNWSPVLQTAVSDLEVKYEEVEGELVSFRYGSLDDSEPHIVVATTRVETMLGDTAIAVHPDDDRYRHLVGTSLPHPFLDRQITIVADDHVDPEFGTGAVKVTPAHDPNDFEIGLRHQLPMPSMLDTKGRITDTGTEFDGLDRFEARVKVREALAEQGRIVEEKRPYLHSVGHSERSGEVIEPRLSMQWWVKVESLAKAAGDAVRDGDTVIHPPSLEPRWFAWVDNMHDWCISRQLWWGHRIPIWHGPDGETVCVGPDETPPEGWEQDPDVLDTWFSSALWPFSTLGWPEHTDDLAKFYPTTVLVTGYDILFFWVARMMMFGTYVADDPAITVNGKRGPQVPFENVFLHGLIRDEFGRKMSKSRGNGIDPLDWVEQFGADALRFTLARGASPGGDLTIGEDHARASRNFATKLFNATRFALMNGAAPAPLPEASELTDADRWILGRLEEVRTEVDSAFDSYEFSRACESLYHFAWDEFCDWYVELAKVQLAEGVQHTTAVLAAVLDTLLKLLHPVMPFVTEVLWRTLTGGESIVIADWPQPSGFAVDPVATQRIVDMQKLITEIRRFRSDQGLNDRQRVPARLSDTENADLVAQIPAVRALAWLTESDESFSPSAHVEVRLTRGTVVVTVDTSGTVDVAAERRRLEKDLAAAEKELAGTAGKLGNDAFLAKAPADVVEKIRARQQLAREEVDRISARLATLT encoded by the coding sequence GTGACCGCCAGCCCCGAGAACTCCGCCGATGCCCTGCCCAAGTCCTGGGAGCCGGGCTCGGTGGAGAGCGATCTGTACGAGGGTTGGGTCAAGGCCGGCTACTTCAAGGCCGACCCCGCCAGCAGCAAGCCCGCATACTCGATCGCGCTTCCCCCGCCGAACGTGACCGGCAGCCTGCACATGGGCCATGCGCTGGACCACACATTGATGGACGCACTGACCCGGCGTAAGCGGATGCAGGGCTTCGAGGTGCTGTGGCTGCCCGGCATGGACCATGCGGGCATCGCCACTCAGACCGTGGTGGAGAAGCAACTCGCCGTCGACGGCAAGACCAAAGAGGACTTCGGCCGCGAGCTGTTCATCGAGAAGGTGTGGGACTGGAAGCGCGAATCCGGTGGCACCATCGCCGGGCAGATGCGCCGGCTCGGTGACGGCGTTGACTGGAGCCGCGACCGGTTCACCATGGACGAGGGCCTTTCGCGGGCGGTCCGCACGATCTTCAAGCGACTGTTCGATGCCGGGCTGATCTACCGCGCCGAGCGGCTGGTCAACTGGTCGCCGGTGCTACAGACCGCTGTCTCCGACCTCGAAGTCAAATACGAAGAGGTCGAGGGTGAGCTGGTGTCATTCCGATACGGCTCACTGGACGACAGCGAACCGCACATCGTGGTCGCCACCACGCGGGTCGAGACCATGCTGGGCGACACCGCGATCGCGGTGCACCCCGACGACGACCGCTACCGGCATCTGGTCGGCACGTCGCTGCCACACCCGTTCCTCGACCGGCAGATCACCATCGTCGCCGACGACCACGTCGACCCCGAATTCGGAACGGGCGCAGTCAAAGTCACGCCAGCCCACGACCCCAACGACTTCGAGATCGGCCTGCGCCATCAGCTGCCGATGCCGTCGATGTTGGACACCAAGGGCCGGATCACCGACACCGGAACCGAATTCGACGGCCTCGACCGCTTCGAAGCCCGCGTCAAGGTCCGCGAAGCACTGGCCGAGCAGGGCCGCATCGTCGAGGAGAAGCGCCCCTACCTGCACAGCGTCGGGCACTCTGAACGCAGCGGTGAAGTCATCGAGCCGCGGCTCTCGATGCAGTGGTGGGTCAAGGTCGAGTCGCTCGCCAAGGCCGCCGGTGATGCGGTTCGCGACGGCGACACCGTGATTCACCCGCCCAGCCTTGAGCCGCGCTGGTTCGCCTGGGTCGACAACATGCACGACTGGTGCATCTCTCGCCAGCTGTGGTGGGGCCACCGGATCCCGATCTGGCACGGCCCCGACGGTGAAACCGTGTGCGTGGGGCCCGACGAAACTCCGCCCGAGGGTTGGGAGCAGGACCCCGATGTGCTGGACACCTGGTTCTCCTCGGCGCTGTGGCCGTTCTCCACGCTGGGCTGGCCCGAGCACACCGACGACCTGGCGAAGTTCTATCCGACCACGGTGTTGGTGACCGGCTACGACATCCTGTTCTTCTGGGTCGCGCGGATGATGATGTTCGGCACATACGTCGCCGACGATCCCGCGATCACGGTCAACGGTAAACGCGGCCCGCAGGTGCCGTTCGAGAATGTGTTCCTGCATGGCCTGATTCGCGACGAGTTCGGCCGCAAGATGAGCAAGTCGCGCGGCAACGGCATCGACCCGCTGGACTGGGTCGAGCAGTTCGGTGCCGATGCGCTGCGCTTCACCCTCGCCCGGGGCGCCAGCCCAGGCGGCGACCTGACGATCGGCGAGGACCATGCGCGTGCATCGCGCAACTTCGCCACCAAGCTCTTCAACGCCACTCGATTCGCGTTGATGAACGGCGCCGCACCGGCCCCGCTGCCCGAGGCGTCGGAGCTGACCGACGCTGATCGTTGGATCCTCGGCCGGTTGGAAGAGGTTCGCACCGAGGTGGATTCGGCGTTCGACAGCTACGAGTTCAGCCGGGCCTGTGAATCGCTCTACCACTTCGCCTGGGACGAATTCTGCGACTGGTATGTCGAGCTCGCGAAGGTGCAGTTGGCCGAAGGTGTGCAACACACGACAGCGGTGCTGGCAGCGGTGCTGGACACCCTGCTGAAGCTGCTGCACCCGGTGATGCCGTTCGTCACTGAGGTGTTGTGGCGGACGCTGACCGGCGGCGAGTCGATCGTGATCGCCGACTGGCCGCAGCCGTCGGGCTTCGCGGTGGACCCGGTTGCCACGCAACGCATTGTCGATATGCAGAAGCTGATCACCGAGATCCGTCGCTTCCGCAGCGACCAGGGCCTCAACGACAGGCAGCGGGTGCCTGCGCGGTTGTCGGACACCGAGAACGCCGACCTGGTCGCGCAGATCCCCGCCGTGCGGGCACTGGCGTGGCTCACCGAAAGCGACGAGTCGTTCAGCCCGTCGGCCCACGTCGAGGTGCGTCTGACGCGCGGGACCGTCGTCGTCACGGTCGACACCTCGGGCACCGTCGACGTCGCCGCCGAACGACGCCGCCTCGAAAAGGATCTGGCTGCAGCGGAGAAGGAATTGGCAGGCACCGCAGGAAAACTCGGAAACGACGCGTTCCTGGCCAAGGCGCCGGCTGACGTCGTCGAAAAGATCCGCGCCCGTCAGCAGCTGGCCCGCGAAGAGGTGGACCGCATCAGCGCGAGGCTGGCCACCCTCACATGA
- a CDS encoding 2-oxoacid:ferredoxin oxidoreductase subunit beta, giving the protein MTDVIGSDLGVTPLSKLSGVPTTDEPQKAKDFTSDQEVRWCPGCGDYVILNTIRNFLPELGLRRENIAFVSGIGCSSRFPYYLETYGFHSIHGRAPTIATGLALARPDLSVWVVTGDGDALSIGGNHLIHALRRNINITILLFNNRIYGLTKGQYSPTSEVGKITKSTPMGSLDYPFNPVSLALGADATFVGRALDSDRKGLSEVLRAAAAHRGAAIVEILQDCPIFNDGSFDPLRKEGAEERIINLSHGEPITFGADGAYCVVKSGYGLEVAKTADVSADEIVIHNATIEDPAYAFALSRLSEQNLEHMVMGIFRQVSKPTYDDAARTQVASARDAKPHDTAALQSLLRGKDTWTVD; this is encoded by the coding sequence ATGACAGACGTGATCGGATCGGACCTAGGTGTCACCCCACTGTCGAAGCTCAGCGGGGTGCCTACCACCGACGAGCCGCAGAAGGCCAAGGACTTCACCAGCGACCAGGAGGTCCGCTGGTGCCCGGGCTGCGGTGACTACGTCATCCTCAACACCATCCGCAACTTCCTGCCCGAGCTCGGGCTGCGCCGCGAGAACATTGCGTTCGTCAGTGGCATCGGGTGCTCCAGCCGTTTCCCGTACTACCTGGAGACCTACGGCTTCCACTCGATCCACGGCCGCGCGCCAACCATCGCGACCGGCCTGGCGCTTGCCCGCCCCGACCTGTCGGTCTGGGTCGTCACCGGTGACGGCGACGCGCTGTCGATCGGCGGCAACCACCTGATCCACGCGCTGCGCCGCAACATCAACATCACGATCCTGCTGTTCAACAACCGGATCTACGGGCTCACCAAGGGCCAGTACTCCCCAACCTCCGAGGTTGGCAAGATCACCAAGTCCACCCCGATGGGCTCGCTGGACTACCCGTTCAACCCGGTGTCGCTGGCGCTAGGCGCCGACGCGACGTTCGTCGGCCGCGCGCTGGATTCCGACCGCAAGGGGCTGTCCGAGGTGCTGCGCGCGGCGGCCGCGCACCGCGGCGCCGCGATCGTCGAGATCCTGCAGGACTGCCCGATCTTCAACGATGGCTCGTTCGACCCGCTGCGCAAGGAAGGCGCCGAGGAACGCATCATCAACCTCAGCCACGGCGAACCCATCACGTTCGGCGCCGACGGGGCGTACTGCGTGGTGAAGTCCGGCTACGGGCTCGAGGTGGCCAAGACCGCCGACGTGTCGGCCGACGAGATCGTCATCCACAACGCCACGATCGAGGATCCGGCGTACGCCTTTGCGCTGTCGCGGCTTTCGGAGCAGAACCTCGAGCACATGGTGATGGGCATCTTCCGTCAGGTCAGCAAGCCGACCTACGACGATGCCGCCCGTACCCAGGTCGCCTCCGCACGTGACGCCAAGCCACACGACACGGCCGCACTGCAGTCGCTGCTTCGCGGCAAGGACACCTGGACCGTCGACTAA
- a CDS encoding winged helix-turn-helix transcriptional regulator, translated as MSTVVLAGLPGRACPIAASLELVGERWSLLIIRELALGNRRFSGIVEKTGAPRDRVAARLKALEQVGVVRRAAYQSTPPRFEYHLTDSGRGLIPVLDALTAWGLDHAVDPDDPDRPRFRRTPWQASERTP; from the coding sequence ATGAGCACAGTGGTACTGGCCGGGCTGCCCGGTCGGGCATGCCCGATCGCCGCATCGCTCGAGTTGGTCGGCGAGCGGTGGTCGCTGCTGATCATCCGCGAGCTGGCGCTGGGCAATCGCCGGTTCTCCGGGATCGTCGAGAAAACCGGAGCGCCGCGCGACCGCGTCGCGGCCCGGCTCAAGGCCCTGGAGCAGGTGGGCGTCGTACGTCGCGCCGCCTACCAATCAACGCCGCCACGCTTCGAATACCACCTGACCGACTCCGGCCGGGGCCTGATTCCCGTGCTGGACGCGCTGACGGCGTGGGGACTGGACCATGCCGTCGATCCCGATGACCCCGACCGTCCGCGCTTCCGCCGGACACCGTGGCAAGCAAGTGAGAGGACACCATGA
- a CDS encoding DUF937 domain-containing protein: MADLDELFNQIPTQEIAGKLGVDEGEVNSAIKTLVPALVGGIQQNVEADHIDSSKLESDVAQQGASGLLDGGVNVDQVDANQGDQFVARIFGGNDSNAVASALAGGGAGNSDLIKKLLPILAPIVLAYIGKQLTKNSAPAEPQAQSSGGGGLGDVLGSILGGAGGGGGGNNPLGSILGSVLGGDKGGAIGDILGGLLGGKK; this comes from the coding sequence ATGGCCGATCTCGACGAACTCTTCAATCAGATTCCCACGCAAGAGATTGCCGGTAAGTTAGGCGTCGACGAAGGCGAAGTGAACAGCGCCATCAAGACCCTGGTGCCCGCCCTTGTCGGAGGAATCCAGCAGAACGTCGAGGCCGACCACATCGACTCCAGCAAGCTGGAATCCGACGTCGCTCAGCAGGGTGCCAGTGGCCTACTGGACGGCGGAGTCAATGTCGACCAGGTCGATGCGAACCAGGGCGACCAGTTCGTCGCACGGATCTTCGGCGGCAACGACAGCAATGCGGTCGCCTCGGCGCTCGCGGGCGGCGGCGCGGGCAACAGCGATCTGATCAAGAAGTTGCTGCCGATCCTCGCGCCGATCGTGCTGGCGTACATCGGCAAGCAGCTGACGAAGAATTCGGCGCCGGCCGAACCGCAGGCGCAGTCGTCGGGCGGCGGCGGCCTCGGCGACGTGCTGGGCAGCATCCTCGGCGGCGCGGGTGGCGGTGGCGGCGGAAACAATCCGCTGGGCAGCATCCTCGGCAGCGTGCTCGGCGGCGACAAGGGCGGCGCAATCGGCGACATCCTCGGCGGGCTGCTGGGCGGCAAGAAGTAG